A segment of the Polyodon spathula isolate WHYD16114869_AA chromosome 1, ASM1765450v1, whole genome shotgun sequence genome:
ataaaataaatatttaaatacaaaacacactgctcacagagcaaaaacagaagtcaaacaaaaacaaatcttgcacacaaacaccatataggtcaggctgggcaattgcctttaCTGTTCCTGTATcttagttttagttttacttttaaactttttctcctctctctctctctctctctctctcgttcactcctccgaACACACACCTGACACACAGAAAGTTGCAGGCTTTTATAGAAGTGACCATCTCCCGACTAGTAACAATTAATCAGtgaattaacttgggagatggtcaccttctgcacaaggtttgtGTGTAGATGGGGCTTCCCTAGCCACGctgctaaacaataacaaacttactGCTTTGCTGTCCTACAAATATACatactaaatacaaaacacaggggtggggggtggagtaccccgttctaaaataaacaaacattttctttaaataataaacaatacattttaagtcAAACAATAAAACGCAACACAtaaaaacagcagggctttgccctgcccccttttcatgtgcagggctcctagcCTGGTCACATGTATACAgcaagcttgcattgcagcagcaccaacttaggcaaaacaaagttttatttaattaccaTTCCAAACAGGTTATCAATCACTGTCACATTTCACTACTACTAgaaatagtattattaataataataataataataataataataataataataataataataataataataataataggaacttccacttgtcaagtgaccccggaGATTGGTCGTGCCGCCATTATACATCAACAGTAGTtaacattcaacttttttttttttttttggtcgcctgggaatttaacaaaaaaattccaaacagtagaggggtttcgagacatttctttcaatacagcttatgctacaaaatgctttgctgtcgagatggcgaatgaagaaattaaaggtttatagtgttaacaaatatttcaaacatattctaccatatcACTTATCTTACACTGTCTTATACattaggtattcagtacatatttcactgaagcactacaaccactaTAGGTTACCCCCACCTGCCCCAGGGCATATTATACCCTGCTCCAATGCATGGCAGTGACACTATATAGAGTTGATAtgtataatgatttggtagtggattttaatccaacaatttttatttaagtaatatgcattatacaaatcaaaaagaacaaattttgcatgtgagtgacacttattgtgtgatttatagtgttcacacattgtcaaacagtttctgatgacagaggaaaaaaatgaACCTGAACCTttgaacctttgaaggtttaaaactacctctgaattcctggctagcgaatgaACCTTCGTACACAGCCCTATAggtaattttgtttgtttttaggtctCCTATAATGCACAGGCAAGTCTCAGCCAATCAGTCAATACCCTacattaaacaaatcaaaactttAATTCACCAATCAGGAGGGGCACTGCCATCATAAAGCacttacagaggtaggctgtgaactgtgcattatatgcacagTTGCTTAAAAtggaacattgatttaacatctcatccacaggatggagtaGAAAGcatttaagtgacttgctcaattAATAGCAGAGGTGGGATGTGAACCAGGGACCTTCAGGCTATAAgccttggactttaaccactggaccacactgaccCCATTCTTAAGAGTTATGCCTAataggtctattcaattgatcaatATAAAACTTTCTGGTTTCTAAAATCATAATTAGAGGGCATTGTCTTGGTACCTGTAGTTTAGTGTGTCTGTACAGTGAGTGACTTGTGGTCAACCACAAAATGGTTATGCGGGCTAAAAGGCCTATACGGGTATCAAGGTTATGAAAACCAAACACCATACAGGACATGGGCTCTAACAGTTATGACATCACAGGATGACACTGTTAAAGATAAGGCTGACCCCTGCTGGAGCAATGAGGTAATTGAATATATGCTCTATACTTGTTGTATACTTGTTGCAGAAATGATCATTTTGTACTGGTTAAGACTGTCAGCTATGGGGTTCACTGCCAGTCTCCATTAGTCACGATTGCACTTGTTTTCTTCCAAAACCCTGTCATATTGTCTTTTCATGGCTCCTGAAGAGGAAACTAATAAGATGACATGTTTATAACGTAAAGATGTTTTTGCTGTACTTGCTCTGTAATTATTCTTTGTTCTTGAAAAGGACAAAATGCCTGTAATCAGTCAGCCTGACCCCATCCATCATGATGTTTGGACTGCCGACTTTATTACTGTTTAGAGCTTtgtcgtttttaaaaaaaatacataatttatgtTTTAGAATACATTTCCTCTTTGTATCCTTCTTTCAAAGCCATTGCTAATGTACAAAAGTGCTACAGCGTGCTTGTGTTTAACAGGTCTCTGCTTATATTAAACAAAGCTTCACAACAGCAGCATCTGTGATCAAACACCTGTtctgaaaagttacattttagcaagtaaattattaaaatctgctttaaataaagtttattgttttagttatagaacacagaaatgtttttttttttttttttttgttgttgttcatagTGATACTGTAGAGGTCCAAATGAGTATTTTAAATTGATACTGACAATATCATAAACTGGCCATGAAACAAAAggggacattttaaaatctgtaattGGTAGCCTTGAGTTGCTTTACAAAGTTCCACGGTatgaataacatatttttatttgggaatatttttttcttatcaatATTAATCATTATTGTGGTACAGTGAAAGCTGTGCAAAATGTATCACATTAACAGattttatcttattttatatCAGCATGGAGAAATCAAAAATcaatttgttctgtgttttaccAATTCTGGTCCATTTTTCAGGTACAGTACTAGTAGAATGAACCCATGCAGTCATGTTAAGCTACTGaattaaatctaattaaatgATTCACCAATATGGTAACAAATAATATGATAACACTTTTAGTTGTCTAATACTAGGTCCAGGACCCTTTattcttgctgtttatttttgaggAGCACCCAAAAACTTGAATACCTGACTCACCTTTAAGAataattattctgggtttaaaaggcatgtcatatacagataGGCTacaagaattgaatctattccatcttgaacaaagaagactacgcagcgacctaattcaggcattcaaaattctaaaaggtattgacaatgttaacccaagggactttttcgacctgaaaaaagaaacacggaccagaggtcacaaatggagattagacaaaggggcattcagaacagaaaataggaggcacttttttacacagagaatcgtgagggtctggaatcaactccccagtaatgttgttgaaactgacaccctgggatccttcaagaagctgcttgatgagattctgggatcaataagctactaacaaccaaacgagcaagatgggccgaatagcctcctctcgtttgtaaactttcttatgttcttatgttcttaataacatAATTCTGAACCATTTCGGTTCTACATTGAAGCATCATTAATATCTGTTTGCTGTGCAACAGACTTTCCCTTGGAAAAATAAGTACGGCTGTTTATTTACAGTCATATCAATGAAAATGCTGGGAAGGACAAGTTTCTTaacattattgtattttgctCTGCTTCCTTTACATATCACCAGTAATTCTAActtaaaaaaatctgcatttatttagTATATAGAAAATCCAGGTTTCACTGATGACATAATTCCAAAGTTCCACTTGGCTCTAGAACTCAAGTTCTGACATACTCAAAATGACACATGGGGGAGTATAATACTTTATTACTGCATGTCAGGTTATAGAGTGGCATTTTGTTTACAGCAGATTAGCTTTCATCTGTACTGCCTGAGAAAGCAATAGATTTCTGGTACAATGACGTGGACACAACATCTTACAGTGTCCCAGCAGTATTGCATTACCTTACCTTCTTCATCTAGTTCTATTTAAACTATGCTTAAATTTTAACAATTAAAACCACCTAATCTACAAACCCTGGATAGCAGCCATTTCTTTTTAGTATACCCTAATAACTCAAAACCTTATAGTGTAGGACATTTTTATATCAAGATAAATTTACATTCAACACAGTCCAAAGAACAGATAACATGcacaataaaacattacaaatatgtcaCCAATTACTTCACTTGGCCTTCTTCACTGCCTGACACTGTCCACTTTAATTAGCATGCCATTCATTTTAGATATTTTTGTCCCATGTAACTGAAAAATATTTGCACTGTGTATGCACTGTACTATATTTTGCAAAACAGCAGTTTAACTTTTTGTCCATAATCACTTAAATACATGCCCTTATTCTTTAAACTTCCTTTAAAAAAGCAGCAGGATTATAAAAGAGGTTGctttgtttaaacacaaatatgttAAGAACGACCGTAAATGCTGCTTTATAAAGTATTCAGTGCTTAATTGTCATCTGGCAGTgggtgtttttacatttttactgcgTACGCAGGCATAATCTGCAAGCAATATTTAAGAAGATTTTTCCACTTCTTTTATTGCACAATACAATTAGAATACATATTCGACAAATATTCCAAGTCTCACTCATTTGGAGTGAGACTAACTCCTTTTAGGAACTTTGTGGTCTCAATTGAGCAGTCTCTTTAGCAGAGGAAAACAAATCTACGGTGGCCTAGAAGTGCAAAGAGGGAGGGGACTGAAACAAGGCGGTAACATTGGAAAACGGGCTGGTGACATCTAAAATACTGCTGCCGCATAAAAAAAGGCAGGCAAATCATTTAGAAAGTGCCAGAAGTTACATCTTGTGGTCAATTTTATGCCAGAAAAAGCAAGGTTCTGGTGAATGTCGACATATTTACGAGACACTTAATTGCACCGATAATATTAAAAGTAGGTagaaaatcatttgttttatacGGCAGTGTTAAACAGATTGCTAGTTTAGTTAAGAAGGCCATATTCATTACAGAATCCATTTCtgagatatacatatataaagtACCAAGATAAATGAGAAATATTGCTGCACAGATAATATTGTGTCACAGACTTGTAAATATGATGACATTCACCAGAACCTTATCATAATATCTGTCATAAAATGTAACATCCggcataaaatgtattttttatgcgGCTTCAGTTTTTTATATGTCACCACCCCTTTCTCTGATGTTACCACACTGTGTCAGTCCCCTGGTAACATCAGTGTAGATTTGCTACCTATTTTCACCAGGGCCATGAATTGCATTACAGAGTTTGTTTAGATCAGCCAAACAAACTTACAGTGTATCAATTGCAAACGCGCAGTGAAAAGGAAAACAATGGCACCACTATATGTGCACATTTAAATGACATATTTGGAAGCTGTGAAATTTCAGCTGAAATTAAAATCTatgcatttgaaaaataattcattattattattattattattattattattattattattattattattattattattattattattattaattgatttattttttaagggaATTCTATATTTAAGAGCGcagattttaaaatcaagtttcttacctcttattagcacaatcaatatattgttatattttctgtGGACCCCCATTTTGTTCCTGTGAagattttttgttcatttaacatttaaaatacaagcaaagaacaagCAGATATTTGAAAGATGGAGCAGTAAATAACTGCCTTTAATAAAAGTTCCATCCTGACACCAAATGGTCCAGGACACAGGAACAACTTTTACTCCTGATTGTCTACCagaaagaaagtgtttttttcatgtttttttcacttgATAAATGTATATTACACTTAAAAACACTCCTGATAAAATCACAGGGGTTTCTTCACATGCCGATAAACTGAACTCAAACTACCAGTGCAACTGATTTCCACCTCACTTACAACTTTGGGAGATATTTGAACAGTTCCAGATATAATGAACGGTAGCATAATATAGCATACAGAACTAAGCAGTGAATGTGTTTacagcttttttgtgtttttaattcttaCAATGTGTGTTGTGCATGACTAGTGCAATTTGAGCAACATCTAGTATTGTATTTCGAGTTCCATAGAAAATAGGCATATTTGTTGTCTCAATACTTGAGTTTTAACACTTATTTCCCTTTGAAGCATTTGACGatttaaaaaacagccaaagaaagTGGATTATAAAACCTTTTTAGGCACTCCTTAAATAGACAAATGCAGTTCTGACTGAACTACTTTGGTTGCTTTAAAGTCCATATGTCACCTATTTCACATTACACTCTGATTATATTCTATTAAACTATGATAGTGTtcgaaaaatatatttatattattgtcttaatgtggtagaccctgccttgccttctgtaggcacgaGGGACCTTGAGAGTGTAAGTTCACAGGGCCAACCTCTGGGTTATTCAGTGCTTGTGCGttcctcatatgctgccgttccttctctctctctcgcgatggcgctggtatacattatcccatacgtaatgtcttGATGGTCATCTTccctttcagggaatcagggttacggGAAGTAACCTAATGTTTGTTAGGTTCTAGCaggtacacattttattatttctcttttgtaagacactggttcacaaacagaaacagtttacaaacacacgcAGACCTTTACAAAGACAGCTGTTTATGAAGACAATCATCAAGTGACCATTGATTAATTGTCCCCTGGCAGTTTGAAATGGGTCCTCAAATCAGTTATTCTTCCTCCCCAcaatttctttcattacacacCACACTCCTGCTGTCCTTATTGAAATACAGACTACTCAGAACATCTGAGAAATTCGTAATGATCGCTTTCACAGTCTATCAACTCTCTCAACTGTTCATGGAATGTGTTCCTCTAGTGACACTGCGCCAACTTAGTGCATCTCTGGTGCGTTGCCGGTATTTTCCGGAATTATTGGTAGATTTACATCTCTCAGCCGTGtcactggaacattttttaaagtgggggtgctgaaacctattgaacaaaactgtaacccctagTTATGGTGTAAGCCATGCAAAGTCAGgggggtgctgctgcacccccagcacccctagttccagcgcccctctCTCAGTGCTTTAAAATTGATCATGGAGATTTGATTTCTTGCTCATTGTGAAAATAAACCAAGTATGAGCCCAAAGCCAAGAAATGATTTTCTATGTGAGATATGGATTTAATAAGTCTTATGATTTCTGACAGTCTCCACTTGCTGGAAACTTTCACAGGCACTTAAAGCAGAACAAATTAACAACaagtcaacccccccccccccttaaataTAATGAATCAGCAAGCCTTTTTGTGATTGTGTGATTTACAatgtaacttttgtttttaatatccatactttttttcataaataaaaaataaatacatttaaacaaagcatGGCCCCAGGACTCAATTTATCACTGCTGTGCATTAAGTTCTGTGCAGCTGGGTGTCTTTTTGATTGCTGCATtttgtgtcatttaaaatgtctttgatGATCTCAGACAAGCAATCCACAGTGGAAATTGTATGATTTGCCCTTCTCTTTTTGTCGTCAACCTCCAAAACGGGTGCTACTTGGAAGCAGGTTGTTATTTTATTCAAGGCAAAATGTGGAATAGCATTGTTTATATGTTTCATTGTCTTTGCATGTCATTATGGTGGGCTCTTATTGAGACTCTGCAGTATTTGCAGAAGCTGTTGGCTGTGCCTCCTGGATCAGCAATTGAATTAGCcaccctaaaaaaaaagaaaaactttactTTGCTATTTACTTTCAATGTTTAAAGATGAGCTcttttaaattacttattttcaaatgcaatggaaactgaaaaatatcaacaggaataaaaagctatgtattttttatttgaaaataagccaTTTCTAAGAGTTACTCTTAATCATGTTAAATTTTAAGAGCACTTTCTTTTATGAGCTGTTACGTAGATTGTGTAAATTGTAAAAAGGATGTATAACAGAAATGAAAGGAATATTGACCTCAGTGACACTGTAACTATCACTGAGTTAATCATTAAAACTGTAACTAGAGCAAACAGTCTCTGCCAGGTACGGATGATCTAATCTACAGCAGGTATCAAAGTGCTCTTAGCACAGTTGTTCAGATAAGCAAGAATAACAGGTACATTTCAATACCTTATGTGTATTTAtctaattatttaacattttcataGCTGTTTGTACgtgtattgtgtattatatatttttttacaatgggCCCTATAACATATATTTAACTCCttagtgtatttaatgtatgtttttattacgATTAAGACTGTTGATGTAAAGCCAAATatctaagtttttattttttttattattaatgcccAGAGCTGCATCCATGGAGAAACCAGACCAGGATGACATTTGCCTGAATGTTCTTCTGCTGGGAAGGACTCAGAGTGGGAAAAGTGCAACAGGAAACATTGTCCTGGGAAGCTATGAGTTTGTGAGCCAACTCTCTGCGGGACCTGTGACTCGGGACTGTCAGCTTTGCCAGAGAAACTTTCCCAAGTTCATTCGTCGAAATGGCAGAGAGGTTGCACTACGTGTGAAGGTGCTGGACACTCCAGCATACCCTCATTGCGAGCTCAGCCCAGTGGAGGTCAAGGAGGCTATTCAACGAGCCTTAAAACAAGACTTTGGAGAGGGACTGCATGTGGTTCTGCTTGTGATGAGGGCAGATGTCCCGTTTTGTGAAGAGGACAGTCAATGTATACAACTAGCAGAGGTAAGCCGATCACAGTTATTTACCATGcctttgtatatttaatataatatacaatgcatTCTAACACTTGAATAGTACTTGGGGGTTAAATTGATGTATTATTGGCATTAGTGGCCACTTACTCACTAACATAACTCAAGAGTCCAGTTTGATTTTTGGCTGTTACCAGACAGGCAGTTTCAAACCAGCACAAACATTGCACTAGAAAATAAAGTGTGATTTGTGCACTTACAACTTTTTGCAAACCCTGCTTTTGACAATTACAGGGCCTCGGTTTtactttgtttgtattttattcatcCCCATTATAGTCAACTGCTACTCAAGAAACACATCTTTCGTCATGATAAGATCCGATAGCAGCATTGAATGTGAGTAGAGCATAAAATGCATCACCTGGCTGTTCCACATCACTAAGGATGACAGGAAAAAGTAATCTATGTATTTGAAGATATTAGAGTCTCGCCAGCCTTAATACATAGGTAGGGCTTCTTATTGTTAGGTAAAAAGTTATTTCTAAATTCGAgtgaaatcttttttaaaaaccgggtacaattatttaatgaaaaaattggGTGAAATcgagtggatttaaaaaaatatatataatcaagaaagaataaatattcgTGTAGAAAttgggttttatttagaaagaaataaacaaatgcttaagcacaaaatgTTGACAACAAAGTTGTCCTCAACAGTTAAAATCCCGAACGTATGCCAAAATTGTGCAAAGTtaccatattcgaaacgtccttttgcgcgtcacaatccattctgcactgtgcagaaataaaatgtatgcatcgtgcAAAATGGGGGGGAGTGGacaacaatatgcgtgatccttgtatatttgaaggtatgtgccaagcacaaaaccaagtTTGTGATGTGccgaataaggattgtaaaaggactgcgttaactccgcgcacactaccattccagcactgactacaaacaggcaacaatgggaaacgtgggcagcatgcagcgtgtccatcgacatgtggatgtgaatgatgcaaggcacacccagcaaaaACAACCccaacataggcgaagatatgctgaaagggtgctgGCGTCGGcacacatgaggagctcagcaatgagcaagtcgtttccaggtatcgtctcgaccgagacatgctgactcatctatgtcacatgctgcatgatgacctggccagaacaaacctgtgcaGTCATACCATGGCTGAGCAACTGGAAGTGTCTCTCTGtttgtgtatcctggctaccgggactttccagaaggtagcaggtgatacagtggggatcacccagtcagccgtgtcccacCACCTCGACAGGTTCATAACTGCGTTGCTGCAACATGCTGAGGAACCAGAAcaaacagggaggagataatgttttttttttttttatgaggtcgTGCACCTATCgtgcgtggtaggtgcaattaactgcacccatcttgctggtccagttgtcctgttctatcaggattctagttgtattcggaatagagGGAAATTTGAacagctattccatgccatgtaaacagggtattccgaatgaatccatctgtattctggataccagtattccaagAACGTGATActcacttagtattaggatactatcaaAATACTAGctcttctagacaccttatttaaaaaaaaaaacagtttttttctaaacacaataatcaaaatacacaaaagtagtcaactatttaaaaaattacaactctcagtcacaaaatcatgcagtttactcttaaattgcaataaagatatctgggtctgcagctttagtttggactggaactcattccaggaccatggggcataataagcaaaggatcctttaccagcctcagtacgcacatttgggattttaaaatgcaaaaaaagaatgagatctgaggctatgtttactatgggaaactgtaaggtattcatttaaataaaagggtaatttacattgaatagccttatataccagaatataccagcgcttcaacctgtgtaaagccaaagaagtccagcctacaaaatcgtataatatacaatgatgagtattaaatcttgtatttgtaatgtaactCAGTGCTGCATGATAaagagtccagtttacctaaagttgatggtgatgcaaccctatatactgcatcaccatagtcaatttgtggaaaaaacatacaagcaataagcctcttttttaagttttcataattatatatataacatgttcatatcatagtgacgtttataacGTATttccatgcccaacagacgagtgtggaaacatgcactcacctctgtccagcacactgccttccttgttGTGCAGATGCCTGTTATGTTCctttaatatggtcctattagcatatggtaatgcatcggtaattagaaacatgtgatgcaaatgtattctaggtggacattcaatatgcacatagcgcaatcaaatttgaattgggcgaaggccctaattcgtctgaatataccaatatctgcgcaataattgtgatgcgctagttccaTTAACTGTGtactgctggctcaaatagtgtcagagtaacagtccactctggagttgggtacctATACAAAGTATAGGGGGGGGGACCGCAGCTCCCCCAACGTTCCCACCCAAGTAGAAGCAGTGCCACATGGAGACCTTGATACCATGTGCAGTGAAATTGCTTAGTGTTTAGGTGTCATTGTAATTGGTAAAGAGAGTATGGCACACCACAGCCAGACACAGATGGAGCCCAGTATGGATCACAGGGAGGGGGATGAATAGTAAGCTGTGCTCAATACACTTCAACGGTTTTCTGATCAACTGCTTCTCTGTGTTATGTTACGATATTGATGATATTTGCATCAATTGCGATGCAATGTTGAACGTACAGTAGTGCAGAACCCTAACCCCCACCGCACACACTGGAtaggcggatcagttatgtgttttatcactgactATTGTATTGATAAGATGGACAgaggtagtgtgtttacatatacagctatatgtgttcttcactgctccacaggcataatggcatccaacgtgtaccatcaaagtatggaaatgaagattgagagaaggatgaagaggggaggggggtcctgcctgttatctttgctgtgtgttgtcacacaccTGTAAATTAAtagtataaatacgtcatacacccatcttgtggcccattgctttatttggttattccataggttgctgcatattacgggtgtaggggtgggcagctgaacttcggagagccaatcaccgtcagggcactcttgctgtgaaaggcatgcttactTTTTCCTacagccagaccggtgatacgatcaaccaattgaagacctgtattttctctgcagcagtccattcataagttagctgaggtgggacaaacagttctgttaactgtaatttctggctgtttttatgcagttgtccagtctgctgaatgtcgatgttgttAATTGTTTGAGACctaatttattgagaaatcatagtaggctacaattaacattttaggagcgtatttagaatgaattattattcttacaaaaaaaatgtaataacaaaaaaaatacattctggtgtcactcaaaaccttacaaactgggcttaatcatgatgttcaaatgggtgagcagaatgaataacataacacatttctgtgtattctgtatataaaaatgatgtttactttgcaggtgaatgaactcattacatttacaaatcagaagtgtgctaccacagtagactttgtcacggcacgacttatataaaaataaataattcagaaaaaaacaaaagacagtatccaaa
Coding sequences within it:
- the LOC121323455 gene encoding GTPase IMAP family member GIMD1-like, translated to MEKPDQDDICLNVLLLGRTQSGKSATGNIVLGSYEFVSQLSAGPVTRDCQLCQRNFPKFIRRNGREVALRVKVLDTPAYPHCELSPVEVKEAIQRALKQDFGEGLHVVLLVMRADVPFCEEDSQCIQLAEELLDPDWRRYTQIILTHKDSLEEARFKKEHYINKASGAFKSLLESVEHRYHFVDNTADWLQKEGRPLLEKLIYLSGQNKYKGFTVK